Proteins from a genomic interval of Magnetococcales bacterium:
- a CDS encoding tetratricopeptide repeat protein — protein MTLHQAGRINDAEKIYQQIMAAQPNQADALQLLGVIASQRGEWDLAVDYLGRACAITPHHPAALFNYGLALKEKGDIDQALTQFRKLIRLKPDFAEAHHQQGLLLQQSGHLERGEAALRQAIRLKPNFPQAHHDLGNILQNRQALPAAIASYREALRLNPSFPEAHYNLANALKSQGKLAEAKGCYQQAIRLKPDLLPAHNNLGTLLMEQGELAQAVNCYRKALQLKPDFSQAHNNLGNALKSLGELDEAVWHYQQAITFNPTFAEAHRHLTHTRKTDPHSTHLAQMEKLLADSNLPDTDRIHLHFALGKAKSDLQRTREGFQHFLTGNRLQRARTPFDLNQERAFFQAIQERFDPAFFTARADWGVPDPTPIFILGMPRSGTSLVEQILASHPDLHGAGELTILEESLLAHPGIHSLHQLPKKIATLKQADLETMGQNYLSHLRQRHPGRIPFISDKMPGNFRFIGLIKIMLPHAKVIHIQRSPVDTCFSIFRNYFAQGHDYSWDLTELGGYHRLYQGLMSHWKTVLSDFVYDLCYEELVGNQEGETRRLLDYCGLDWHTRCLAFHETHRSVLTTSNVQVRKPLYASSVGTGKAFQEELTPLLAALAGKNGPNH, from the coding sequence ATGACGCTGCATCAGGCTGGCCGAATCAACGACGCCGAAAAAATTTATCAGCAGATCATGGCCGCCCAGCCCAATCAGGCCGATGCCCTGCAACTGCTGGGCGTGATCGCCTCCCAGAGGGGAGAGTGGGATCTGGCTGTCGACTATCTGGGCCGTGCCTGCGCCATCACCCCCCACCATCCAGCAGCCCTTTTTAATTATGGTCTCGCCCTCAAGGAAAAGGGCGATATCGACCAGGCGCTGACCCAATTTCGAAAGCTCATCCGACTCAAACCCGACTTTGCCGAAGCCCACCACCAACAGGGCCTGCTCCTACAACAATCGGGTCACCTTGAGCGGGGGGAAGCCGCACTGCGCCAGGCGATCCGGCTTAAACCGAACTTCCCCCAGGCCCACCACGATCTGGGCAACATTCTACAAAATCGACAAGCTCTCCCCGCGGCCATTGCCAGCTACCGGGAAGCGTTACGCTTGAACCCCTCATTTCCCGAAGCCCATTATAATCTGGCCAACGCCTTAAAATCCCAGGGAAAGCTGGCCGAAGCCAAAGGATGCTATCAACAGGCCATCCGGTTAAAACCGGACCTCTTACCCGCCCACAACAATCTGGGCACCCTGCTGATGGAGCAGGGAGAGCTTGCCCAGGCGGTCAACTGCTATCGAAAAGCCCTCCAGCTCAAGCCCGATTTTTCCCAAGCCCACAACAATCTGGGCAACGCCTTGAAAAGCCTGGGAGAGCTGGATGAGGCGGTTTGGCACTATCAACAGGCGATCACCTTCAACCCCACTTTTGCCGAGGCCCACCGCCACCTGACCCACACCCGCAAAACCGATCCCCACAGCACACACCTGGCCCAAATGGAAAAACTCCTGGCAGATTCCAACCTCCCGGATACCGACCGGATCCATCTGCATTTTGCCCTGGGCAAGGCCAAAAGCGATCTACAACGCACCCGGGAAGGGTTTCAACATTTTCTCACCGGCAACCGTTTGCAACGCGCCCGGACTCCCTTCGACCTCAACCAGGAACGCGCTTTTTTTCAGGCCATCCAGGAGAGATTCGACCCCGCTTTTTTTACCGCCCGGGCTGACTGGGGAGTGCCCGACCCCACGCCGATCTTTATCCTCGGCATGCCCCGCTCCGGCACCTCCCTGGTGGAGCAGATTTTGGCCAGCCACCCCGATCTCCATGGTGCCGGGGAGCTGACGATCCTGGAAGAGAGTCTCCTGGCCCATCCGGGGATCCACTCCCTGCATCAGCTTCCCAAAAAGATAGCCACCCTCAAGCAGGCCGATCTGGAAACCATGGGGCAGAACTATCTCAGCCACTTACGGCAGCGCCATCCAGGCAGGATCCCCTTCATCTCCGACAAGATGCCGGGCAATTTTCGTTTCATCGGCCTGATCAAAATCATGCTGCCCCACGCCAAGGTGATCCACATCCAACGCTCCCCGGTGGATACCTGTTTTTCCATTTTTCGCAACTATTTTGCCCAGGGCCACGACTATTCCTGGGATCTCACCGAGCTGGGGGGCTACCACCGCCTCTATCAAGGACTGATGAGCCACTGGAAAACGGTTCTGTCTGACTTCGTGTACGATCTCTGCTATGAAGAGTTGGTTGGAAATCAGGAAGGTGAGACACGGCGACTGCTGGATTATTGTGGCCTCGATTGGCATACCCGGTGTCTGGCATTTCATGAAACACACAGAAGCGTCCTGACCACCAGCAACGTTCAGGTCCGCAAACCCCTCTATGCCAGCTCCGTAGGCACTGGAAAAGCCTTCCAAGAAGAATTAACCCCCCTGCTGGCTGCCCTCGCAGGGAAGAATGGGCCCAACCATTGA
- a CDS encoding class I SAM-dependent methyltransferase, translating into MEKGINPTTLLELTQHNKKLGLIRILKSMRYERAAELPLIIDHLRPRLEEPLYYLDVGTGDSILPTFLYDNSRWSITVVDKCDWLSEQKEYMLRLGHTVPNDRFQIFKQNILDYTPETPLDFITSISVIEHIEDPFDLEVMKHTASLLKPGGIYLLTTLVNDGFPRDFYKDGEVYGDNRKGKVFYQRHYDLDLLQKRVIEPSGLEEAGRVYFGEYDFPFGEKFLYPPIRRYPGKLLYNWASHYFAQKYLSYSNEPISRSTLSMDTAAGVVLLLRKPTG; encoded by the coding sequence ATGGAAAAAGGGATTAATCCGACGACCCTTCTGGAACTGACGCAACACAATAAAAAGCTGGGTCTGATTCGGATTCTCAAAAGCATGCGCTATGAACGGGCTGCTGAATTGCCCCTGATCATCGATCACCTGCGCCCTCGCCTTGAGGAACCTCTCTACTATCTGGATGTGGGTACCGGTGATTCCATTTTACCGACCTTTCTTTATGACAACAGCCGATGGTCCATCACGGTTGTGGACAAATGCGATTGGCTGTCAGAGCAGAAAGAGTACATGCTCCGACTGGGCCATACCGTTCCCAATGACCGCTTTCAAATTTTCAAACAAAATATCCTGGATTACACCCCCGAGACCCCTTTGGATTTCATCACCTCCATCTCTGTCATCGAACACATCGAAGATCCCTTTGATCTGGAAGTGATGAAACACACAGCCTCCCTGCTGAAGCCCGGAGGTATCTATCTGCTCACCACTCTGGTCAACGATGGATTCCCGAGGGATTTTTACAAGGATGGGGAGGTGTATGGGGATAACCGCAAGGGGAAGGTGTTTTATCAGCGCCACTACGATCTTGATCTTCTGCAAAAACGTGTCATTGAGCCATCGGGACTCGAAGAAGCCGGAAGAGTCTATTTTGGCGAATACGACTTTCCCTTTGGCGAAAAATTTCTCTATCCACCGATCCGCAGATATCCGGGTAAGCTCCTCTACAACTGGGCCTCCCACTACTTTGCCCAAAAATATCTCAGCTACTCCAATGAGCCCATCAGCCGCTCCACCCTCTCCATGGATACGGCAGCAGGTGTCGTACTGCTGTTAAGAAAACCTACTGGTTGA